A genomic region of Micromonospora sp. NBC_01796 contains the following coding sequences:
- a CDS encoding M1 family metallopeptidase: protein MGGTPADPYLPGHGNAGYRTTHYDLDLEYRTGSGRLSGRAKISATADRTLTEFSLDLGMFRVDRVLVDGAAASYSHRAGKLRVRPTTPLPAGTPFTVTVRYAGVPRPIPSRWGDLGWERLNDGALVASQPTGAPSWFPCNDHPADKATYRIAVTTQSRYAVIANGTLVSHEAGANTTTWVYEQLAPMSSYLATVQIGRYRPIDLAVGPVPQRAAVPPRLFAAAQHDLGRQPEMMTAFECVFGPYPFAEYAVVVVDEALEVPVEAHGLSMFGSNHVDGRRGSERLVAHELAHQWFGNSLTVADWRHIWLNEGFAKYAEWLWSELSGGEPARAHAVRSRAMVSALRQDLRLADPGARRIFDDRVYQRGALALHALREVVGDGPFFTLLREWTQVHRHGTVTTEAFTALAQRHTSRPLDGLFAAWLYEPALPPS, encoded by the coding sequence GTGGGCGGTACGCCGGCGGACCCGTACCTTCCCGGGCACGGGAACGCCGGCTACCGGACCACGCACTACGACCTCGACCTGGAGTACCGGACCGGTTCCGGTCGGCTCTCCGGCCGGGCGAAGATCTCCGCGACCGCCGACCGGACCCTCACGGAGTTCAGCCTCGACCTGGGCATGTTCCGGGTGGACCGGGTCCTGGTCGACGGCGCGGCGGCGAGCTACAGCCATCGGGCCGGCAAACTGCGGGTCCGCCCGACGACGCCGCTGCCCGCCGGGACGCCCTTCACCGTCACGGTGCGGTACGCCGGGGTCCCCCGACCCATCCCGAGCCGGTGGGGTGACCTCGGCTGGGAACGGCTGAACGACGGTGCGCTGGTCGCGAGCCAACCGACGGGGGCGCCGTCCTGGTTTCCGTGCAACGACCACCCGGCCGACAAGGCCACCTACCGGATCGCGGTCACCACCCAGTCGCGGTACGCGGTGATCGCCAACGGCACCCTCGTCTCGCACGAGGCCGGCGCCAACACCACCACCTGGGTGTACGAGCAGCTCGCGCCGATGTCCAGCTACCTCGCCACCGTCCAGATCGGACGTTACCGCCCGATCGACCTGGCGGTCGGTCCGGTGCCCCAGCGGGCCGCCGTGCCGCCACGGCTGTTCGCGGCGGCGCAGCACGACCTGGGCCGGCAGCCGGAGATGATGACGGCGTTCGAGTGCGTCTTCGGCCCGTACCCGTTCGCCGAGTACGCCGTTGTCGTGGTCGACGAGGCACTGGAGGTGCCGGTCGAGGCGCACGGGCTGTCCATGTTCGGCTCGAACCACGTGGACGGGCGGCGGGGATCCGAGCGGCTCGTCGCCCACGAGTTGGCGCACCAGTGGTTCGGTAACAGCCTGACCGTGGCCGACTGGCGCCACATCTGGCTCAACGAGGGGTTCGCGAAGTACGCCGAGTGGTTGTGGTCGGAGCTGTCCGGCGGCGAACCGGCCCGCGCGCACGCCGTCCGGTCCCGGGCCATGGTGTCGGCACTGCGCCAGGACCTGCGGCTGGCCGACCCGGGGGCGCGGCGGATCTTCGACGACCGGGTGTACCAGCGCGGTGCGCTCGCCCTGCACGCCCTGCGCGAGGTCGTCGGTGACGGGCCGTTCTTCACCCTGTTGCGGGAGTGGACGCAGGTCCACCGGCACGGCACGGTGACCACGGAGGCGTTCACCGCGTTGGCCCAGCGCCACACGTCCCGGCCACTCGACGGGCTGTTCGCCGCCTGGCTGTACGAACCGGCCCTGCCGCCGTCCTGA
- a CDS encoding Pls/PosA family non-ribosomal peptide synthetase, translating to MRAYLAGTDRIEAPGELPPLTPVDQPQAEVNAVDPLEELGFVPPVPADTHGPSDTHGGPPAVYPAQAAPPVRTLLDILARTAHRHPAAPALDDGATLLSYRALESRVDEVRRQLVAAGIGVGDRVGVRVPSGTVDLYVSILAVLAAGAAYVPVDADDPDERAELVFAEAEVCAVLGPDRTLVPRHTPHGTPGRPGPDDDAWIIFTSGSTGRPKGVAVTHRSAAAFVDAEARLFLVDEPIGPGDRVLAGLSVAFDASCEEMWLAWRYGACLVPAPRSLVRTGIDLGPWLVEQRITIVSTVPTLATLWPAEALDEVRLLIFGGEACPPELAARLAVDGREVWNTYGPTEATVVACAARLTGDGPVRIGLPLDGWDLAVVDVRGDVVPMGEVGELVIGGVGLARYLDAAKDAAKFPPLPALDWSRAYRSGDLVRAEPEGLLFVGRADEQVKLGGRRIELGEVDAALQALPGVAAAAAAVRTARHGNQLLVGYVVPNADDGFDRAAAVQRLQTALPAALVPLIAVVDGLPTRTSGKVDRAALPWPLPGLDTADVVHRMDGTEAWLAECWEEILGVAPAGPDDNFFASGGSSLGAAQLLTLLRDRYPGASVNDVYQHPVLSALARTLDGFETVKETTTRVVRPTPRRTGLAQTALMLPFLGVVGLRWVVALAAINNVLALFGSYPWAPTVSWWWVLLGWLLVISPPGRIAIAAGGARLLLRGLRPGSYPRGGGVHLRLWAAERLAASSGATSLAGVWITYYGRALGARIANEVDLHSLPPVTGMLQLGQGAAVEPEVDLSGHWVDGDVVHVGRIRIDAGATVGARSTLMPGARIGKRAEVAPGSCVTGSVPAAQRWAGVPASRSGKAARRWPQQRPGRVRGWAMAYGLSSLALNFLPAIAAVPGLLVLGWFLHGSTTLQTALVRTLTGVPLATVAAMTAYALLILILVRALSIGLRAGHHPVHGRVAWQAWATERLMDLARVGLFPLYASLFTPVWLRALGMRVGRGVEASTVLALPAMTTVGDGAFLADDTLVASYELGGGWLRIGAARVGKRAFLGNSGMTAPGRAVPKRGLVGVLSATPKRAKAGSSYLGMPPMKLPRAAEQGDQSRTFDPPARLKVARAAVELCRVVPVMVAAGLAVVTLAAFEALTAGYGYVAALAAGGVLLLAAGIVACVVAALAKWLLVGAFRVRERPLWSSFVWRNELADTFVEVLAVPWLAGAIGGTPLMNLWLRGLGARIGRGVWCETYWLPETDLIRIGDGATVNRGCVVQTHLFHDRIMRMDRVILSAGSTLGPHGIVLPGVTVGEHATIGPASLVMRGETLPGGGRWLGNPIAAWPSERARRG from the coding sequence ATGCGCGCGTACCTGGCAGGCACCGATCGGATCGAGGCACCCGGCGAGTTGCCGCCGCTCACTCCCGTCGACCAGCCCCAGGCCGAGGTCAACGCCGTCGACCCGCTCGAAGAGCTGGGCTTCGTACCTCCCGTACCCGCCGACACGCACGGCCCCTCCGACACGCACGGCGGGCCGCCGGCGGTGTACCCCGCACAGGCTGCCCCGCCCGTCCGTACCCTGCTGGACATCCTCGCCCGGACCGCGCACCGGCACCCGGCCGCGCCGGCCCTCGACGACGGGGCCACGCTGCTCAGCTACCGGGCTCTCGAATCCCGGGTCGACGAGGTGCGCCGACAGCTCGTCGCGGCGGGCATCGGGGTGGGGGACCGGGTCGGTGTGCGCGTACCGTCCGGCACCGTCGACCTGTACGTCTCGATCCTCGCCGTACTGGCCGCCGGTGCCGCGTACGTGCCGGTGGACGCCGACGACCCGGACGAGCGGGCCGAACTGGTGTTCGCCGAGGCGGAGGTCTGTGCCGTACTCGGACCGGACCGGACGCTGGTGCCGCGCCACACGCCGCACGGAACCCCGGGCCGCCCCGGTCCCGACGACGACGCGTGGATCATCTTCACCTCCGGCTCCACCGGCCGGCCCAAGGGTGTCGCGGTCACCCACCGCTCCGCCGCCGCGTTTGTCGACGCCGAGGCGAGACTCTTCCTGGTCGACGAGCCGATCGGGCCCGGCGACCGGGTACTCGCCGGCCTGTCGGTGGCGTTCGACGCGTCCTGCGAGGAGATGTGGCTGGCCTGGCGGTACGGCGCCTGCCTCGTGCCCGCCCCCCGCTCGCTGGTCCGTACCGGAATTGATCTCGGACCCTGGTTGGTCGAGCAGCGGATCACCATCGTGTCCACGGTCCCGACGCTCGCCACCCTGTGGCCGGCCGAGGCCCTCGACGAGGTGCGGCTGCTCATCTTCGGCGGTGAGGCATGCCCGCCCGAGCTCGCCGCGAGGCTGGCCGTCGACGGCCGCGAGGTGTGGAACACGTACGGCCCGACCGAGGCCACGGTCGTGGCCTGCGCCGCCCGGCTGACCGGCGACGGCCCGGTACGCATCGGGTTGCCGCTCGACGGCTGGGACCTGGCGGTCGTGGACGTCCGGGGCGACGTGGTCCCGATGGGCGAGGTCGGCGAGCTGGTCATCGGCGGGGTCGGGCTGGCCCGCTACCTGGACGCGGCCAAGGACGCGGCGAAGTTCCCGCCGCTGCCCGCACTGGACTGGTCGCGGGCGTACCGCAGCGGCGACCTGGTCCGCGCCGAGCCCGAGGGGCTGCTGTTCGTCGGCCGGGCCGACGAGCAGGTCAAGCTGGGCGGGCGCCGGATCGAGCTGGGCGAGGTAGACGCGGCGCTCCAGGCGCTGCCCGGGGTCGCCGCCGCGGCGGCCGCGGTACGCACCGCCCGGCACGGCAACCAGCTCCTGGTCGGGTACGTCGTCCCGAACGCGGATGACGGGTTCGACCGGGCGGCGGCGGTGCAGCGGCTGCAGACGGCTCTGCCGGCCGCGCTGGTTCCGCTGATCGCCGTGGTCGACGGCCTGCCCACCCGCACGTCGGGCAAGGTCGACCGGGCGGCTCTGCCGTGGCCGTTGCCCGGACTGGACACCGCCGACGTCGTCCACCGGATGGACGGGACCGAAGCGTGGCTGGCCGAGTGCTGGGAGGAGATCCTCGGCGTCGCGCCGGCCGGCCCGGACGACAACTTCTTCGCCTCCGGCGGCTCCAGCCTCGGCGCCGCACAGCTACTCACCCTGCTGCGCGACCGGTACCCGGGCGCATCGGTCAACGACGTGTACCAGCACCCGGTGCTGAGCGCGCTGGCGCGCACGCTCGACGGGTTCGAGACGGTGAAGGAGACCACGACCCGGGTCGTGCGCCCGACCCCACGGCGTACCGGTCTCGCGCAGACCGCCCTGATGCTGCCGTTCCTCGGTGTTGTCGGGCTGCGCTGGGTCGTCGCCCTCGCCGCGATCAACAACGTGCTGGCCCTGTTCGGCTCGTACCCGTGGGCACCCACCGTGTCCTGGTGGTGGGTGCTGCTCGGCTGGCTGCTGGTGATCAGTCCGCCCGGCCGGATCGCGATCGCGGCCGGCGGCGCCCGCCTCCTGTTGCGCGGTCTGCGGCCGGGGAGTTACCCGCGTGGTGGTGGGGTCCACCTGCGTTTGTGGGCGGCCGAGCGGCTGGCGGCATCGAGCGGTGCGACCAGCCTCGCCGGTGTCTGGATCACCTACTACGGACGCGCGCTCGGCGCCCGGATCGCCAACGAGGTCGACCTGCACTCCCTGCCGCCGGTGACCGGCATGCTCCAACTCGGGCAGGGCGCCGCGGTCGAGCCGGAGGTGGACCTCTCCGGTCACTGGGTCGACGGTGACGTCGTCCACGTCGGCCGGATCCGGATCGATGCCGGTGCGACGGTCGGCGCCCGCAGCACGCTGATGCCCGGCGCCCGGATCGGCAAACGGGCCGAGGTCGCACCCGGGTCGTGCGTGACGGGTTCGGTGCCCGCCGCGCAGCGGTGGGCCGGGGTTCCGGCGAGCCGGTCGGGCAAGGCTGCCCGCCGCTGGCCGCAGCAGCGTCCCGGCCGGGTCCGCGGGTGGGCCATGGCGTACGGGCTGAGTTCACTCGCCCTCAACTTCCTCCCCGCGATCGCGGCGGTACCGGGGCTGCTCGTCCTCGGCTGGTTCCTGCACGGCAGCACCACCCTGCAGACCGCCCTCGTCCGGACACTCACCGGCGTGCCGCTCGCCACGGTGGCGGCGATGACCGCGTACGCGCTGCTCATCCTGATCCTCGTACGCGCGCTGAGCATCGGCCTGCGCGCCGGCCACCACCCCGTGCACGGGCGGGTGGCGTGGCAGGCGTGGGCGACCGAGCGACTGATGGACCTGGCCCGGGTCGGCCTGTTCCCGCTGTACGCGAGCCTGTTCACACCGGTCTGGCTGCGCGCCCTGGGGATGCGGGTCGGGCGCGGGGTGGAGGCGTCGACCGTGCTCGCGTTGCCCGCGATGACCACGGTCGGCGACGGTGCGTTCCTCGCCGACGACACCCTGGTCGCCTCGTACGAGCTCGGCGGTGGTTGGTTGCGCATCGGGGCCGCCCGGGTCGGCAAGCGGGCCTTCCTCGGCAACTCCGGCATGACCGCGCCGGGCCGTGCCGTACCGAAGCGCGGGCTGGTCGGGGTGCTGTCCGCGACGCCGAAGCGGGCCAAGGCGGGCAGCTCGTACCTCGGCATGCCGCCGATGAAACTGCCGCGGGCGGCGGAGCAGGGCGACCAGAGCCGGACGTTCGATCCACCGGCGCGGCTGAAGGTCGCGCGGGCCGCCGTCGAGCTGTGCCGTGTCGTACCGGTCATGGTCGCGGCCGGGCTCGCCGTTGTCACCCTCGCCGCGTTCGAGGCGCTCACCGCCGGGTACGGGTACGTCGCCGCGCTGGCCGCGGGTGGTGTGCTGCTGCTCGCCGCCGGCATCGTCGCCTGTGTCGTCGCCGCCCTGGCGAAGTGGTTGCTGGTCGGCGCGTTCCGGGTCCGGGAGCGCCCGCTGTGGAGTTCCTTCGTGTGGCGCAACGAGCTCGCCGACACGTTCGTCGAGGTTCTCGCCGTACCGTGGCTCGCCGGTGCGATCGGCGGCACCCCGCTGATGAACCTGTGGCTGCGCGGCCTCGGCGCGCGGATCGGGCGCGGTGTGTGGTGCGAGACCTACTGGCTGCCGGAGACCGACCTGATCCGGATCGGCGACGGCGCCACCGTCAACCGCGGCTGTGTCGTGCAGACCCACCTGTTCCATGATCGGATAATGCGCATGGACCGGGTGATCCTCAGTGCGGGTTCGACGCTCGGCCCGCACGGGATCGTGCTGCCCGGCGTGACGGTGGGGGAGCACGCCACCATCGGGCCGGCGTCACTTGTCATGCGCGGCGAGACCCTGCCCGGTGGGGGCCGCTGGCTGGGCAACCCGATCGCCGCCTGGCCGTCGGAAAGGGCACGCCGAGGGTGA
- a CDS encoding sigma-70 family RNA polymerase sigma factor, whose protein sequence is MRTAVDPALVSAARTGDEDALAALVAEAMPLVYNVVGKALHGSSDVDDVVQETMLRVVRGIAGLKDPECFRAWVISIAYRQMQDRGRSIRVATALGPLVGDVSQWPDPAGDFVDSTMFRLHLSVERRETHEAARWLTTEDQRVLRLWWREAAGMLTRADLADELGLTTGHAAVRVQRVKAQLVLARTLLRAWHAIPRCAALTVAAAKLGGPSDPRWLKHLGRHVRRCEVCLAHERELIPAEHLLAGANLAPMLAGLAGSAGVSATVGGAVAPVWGTAWDLVQRAVRYLMAHLLPVGGVVAVATTTVFVYAVSYPPYQDGGPDLAIPSAEATGGGSVGAPTPGPATPAAPNPPPVGGFDGVTTASYYVAPDGSDANPGDLDRPFATLGKATAVVRPGQTIALRGGTYRPTRSVEITTSGTADQRIVLSNYRDEIPVIDASGIPAGASYVTQRASYWTVQGLAVRGAPEHAYVCRSCSYNVFRAVSLHDNGQTGLLLRDRDTIGNLVVDSDFFGNHDNPTNGEYADGLGIEYGSGTGNVVRNCRLYENADDGLGLHEFTSPVTIEHTWSFGNGLNRWGIAPFDGDGYGFKLGGGTRPGPVDHVITGSAAWDNAGYGFTESGNTGALTVRGNTAFRNGKTGFAFERSTSFLRQNLAVGNGRESTLGDGVDAADNSWDQDGWSDAALLTTDPASAVAPRSPDGRLPATTFLTNTRDKRVGAAMTPVG, encoded by the coding sequence CCTGGTGGCCGAGGCCATGCCGCTCGTCTACAACGTGGTGGGCAAGGCACTGCACGGCAGTTCCGACGTCGACGACGTGGTCCAGGAGACCATGCTGCGCGTCGTACGGGGGATCGCCGGACTCAAGGATCCGGAGTGCTTCCGGGCCTGGGTCATCTCGATCGCCTACCGCCAGATGCAGGACCGGGGCCGTTCGATCCGGGTAGCGACCGCGCTGGGGCCGCTGGTCGGCGACGTTTCGCAGTGGCCGGACCCGGCCGGCGACTTCGTCGACTCGACCATGTTCCGGCTCCACCTGTCCGTTGAGCGCCGGGAGACCCACGAGGCCGCCCGTTGGCTGACCACCGAGGACCAGCGCGTCCTGCGGCTGTGGTGGCGGGAGGCGGCCGGCATGCTCACCCGGGCCGACCTCGCCGACGAACTCGGCCTCACCACCGGCCACGCCGCGGTACGCGTACAGCGGGTGAAGGCGCAGCTCGTCCTCGCCCGTACGCTCCTGCGGGCCTGGCACGCGATCCCGCGATGCGCCGCGCTGACCGTGGCTGCGGCGAAGCTGGGCGGACCGTCCGACCCGCGCTGGTTGAAGCACCTCGGCCGGCACGTGCGGCGGTGCGAGGTCTGCCTCGCCCACGAGCGGGAGCTCATCCCGGCCGAACACCTGCTCGCGGGCGCGAACCTGGCACCCATGCTCGCCGGGCTGGCCGGATCCGCCGGCGTCTCCGCCACCGTCGGCGGGGCGGTCGCGCCCGTCTGGGGCACCGCCTGGGACCTGGTCCAGCGGGCCGTCCGGTACCTGATGGCGCACCTCCTGCCGGTCGGCGGCGTCGTGGCGGTCGCGACCACCACGGTTTTTGTCTACGCCGTGTCCTACCCGCCCTATCAGGACGGCGGTCCCGACCTCGCGATTCCGTCGGCGGAAGCGACCGGCGGCGGGTCGGTGGGCGCGCCGACTCCGGGTCCGGCCACCCCGGCGGCTCCGAACCCACCGCCGGTGGGCGGCTTCGACGGCGTCACGACCGCCTCGTACTACGTCGCCCCGGACGGCAGCGACGCGAACCCGGGCGATCTGGACCGACCCTTCGCCACGCTCGGTAAGGCGACGGCGGTGGTCCGGCCGGGCCAGACCATCGCGCTGCGCGGCGGGACCTACCGCCCGACCCGATCGGTCGAGATCACCACGAGTGGTACGGCGGACCAGCGGATCGTGCTGAGCAACTACCGGGACGAGATCCCGGTCATCGACGCCTCCGGCATCCCGGCCGGCGCCTCGTACGTCACCCAGCGGGCGAGCTACTGGACCGTGCAGGGTCTGGCGGTACGGGGCGCGCCGGAGCACGCGTACGTGTGCCGGTCGTGCTCGTACAACGTCTTCCGGGCGGTGTCGCTGCACGACAACGGCCAGACCGGACTGTTGCTGCGTGACCGGGACACCATCGGCAACCTGGTCGTCGACAGCGACTTCTTCGGCAACCACGACAACCCGACGAACGGCGAGTACGCCGACGGCCTGGGCATCGAGTACGGCTCCGGCACCGGCAACGTGGTGCGCAACTGCCGGCTGTACGAGAACGCCGACGACGGCCTGGGGCTGCACGAGTTCACCAGCCCGGTCACGATCGAGCACACCTGGTCGTTCGGCAACGGCCTGAACCGGTGGGGCATCGCACCGTTCGACGGCGACGGCTACGGGTTCAAACTCGGCGGAGGCACCCGGCCCGGTCCGGTCGACCATGTCATCACCGGCAGCGCGGCATGGGACAACGCCGGGTACGGGTTCACCGAGAGCGGCAACACCGGCGCCCTGACGGTGCGCGGCAACACGGCCTTCCGGAACGGGAAGACCGGCTTCGCCTTCGAGCGATCGACCTCGTTCCTGCGCCAGAACCTGGCCGTCGGGAACGGCCGCGAATCCACCCTCGGCGACGGGGTGGACGCGGCGGACAACTCCTGGGACCAGGACGGGTGGAGCGACGCCGCGCTGCTCACCACCGACCCGGCATCGGCGGTGGCGCCGAGGTCACCGGACGGCCGGCTGCCGGCGACCACCTTCCTGACCAACACCAGGGACAAACGTGTCGGCGCCGCCATGACCCCCGTCGGGTAG